Proteins encoded by one window of Aeromicrobium yanjiei:
- a CDS encoding N-6 DNA methylase, with protein sequence MPELPSNKFGNLADLGNEASVEAFFVNRLLPDLGYKDSEIRTKASLPELALGRGRQKYKWRPDYALEAKGRVRCIVEAKGIEEDLDDWVHQGSSYCHELNKSEADNPVEFFILTNGISTRVYRWDNDTPVAKAKFGDFVDGNERYDAIRFLLAPTAFATPKAEAEPEGEHLLRRHSVAELNADFAWAHKTIYKRESLSYTAAFMEFVKVIFLKLVSDREARNSPNLRQVDVETVAVPADDVFFSRHWIDRYSTQTPNPLDRLKFQELLEDFETQIASGSKKRIFSKNERLELAPETLKSIAERLENVDLITIDADLNGRMFETFLNSTLRGKALGQYFTPRSVVKLATGLADLKANGDHLDRVIDGCCGTGGFLIEALADMWTKINENSSLSDREKRDLRDQVATKALIGVDIARDPALARIARINMYLHGDGGTSIYQLDALDKKVSIFPSDSPELKREKQEFKARIDGGLLDGTRLADVALTNPPFAKEYSRKQVNDAKLLDDYDLAFTGGDESRRPVQSLSSMVMFLERYHDLLAPHGRLITVLDDGILGASKHKGLRNWIRKNWIIRAVVSLPGDAFQRSQARVKTSVLILEKRDGTEEVQPDVFMYYCSHVGVDDAPRQRVLPGDEAKRQRAAEEIRTVVDLYRKFRNGEGDPAWVVPASAIAERMDVKACLPESGSRISDWTDAGLEVSAAGDLLTRAIETTDAVELAERIVDMDTDADEIVTYLRVKYDGFCEAGEDVTVGDLTKQQLVRVKAGDIVISHINAIHGAIAIVPDSLAGCVVTSEFTVVRPSGSLPASVIWSILRTPESRADMLLLSTGIGRTRVTWDIVRQLQVPIPSSDVRARIDNALQAALDAEASVAALRTTARAVTEAELLLDSEHARTIISAFKPPR encoded by the coding sequence ATGCCTGAACTGCCCAGCAATAAGTTCGGCAACCTTGCCGACCTCGGCAACGAGGCCAGCGTCGAGGCGTTCTTTGTGAATCGGCTTCTCCCAGACCTGGGGTACAAGGACAGCGAAATCCGAACCAAAGCTTCTCTCCCCGAACTGGCTCTCGGGCGGGGTCGCCAGAAGTACAAGTGGCGACCGGACTACGCACTCGAAGCGAAGGGCCGCGTCCGTTGCATCGTCGAGGCCAAGGGAATCGAAGAGGATCTGGATGACTGGGTCCACCAGGGTTCGAGTTATTGCCACGAACTCAACAAGTCTGAGGCTGACAATCCTGTTGAGTTCTTCATCCTGACGAACGGCATCTCGACACGCGTCTACCGGTGGGACAACGACACTCCGGTTGCCAAGGCGAAATTCGGCGACTTCGTGGATGGCAACGAACGGTACGACGCAATTCGCTTCCTTCTGGCACCTACAGCGTTCGCCACGCCGAAGGCCGAGGCAGAACCGGAGGGAGAGCACCTCCTGCGCAGGCACTCAGTTGCTGAACTGAACGCTGACTTCGCGTGGGCTCATAAGACGATCTACAAGCGTGAAAGCCTCAGCTACACGGCTGCCTTCATGGAGTTTGTCAAGGTGATCTTCCTGAAGTTGGTCTCGGATCGCGAAGCACGCAACAGCCCGAATCTTCGGCAGGTGGACGTTGAGACTGTGGCCGTACCCGCGGATGACGTGTTCTTCTCCAGGCACTGGATCGATCGGTACAGCACGCAGACCCCTAATCCGCTCGACCGGCTCAAGTTTCAGGAACTGTTAGAAGACTTCGAGACGCAGATCGCATCCGGTAGCAAGAAGCGGATCTTCTCGAAGAACGAACGCCTGGAACTAGCACCCGAAACCTTAAAGAGTATCGCCGAGCGGCTCGAGAACGTTGATCTCATTACGATTGATGCCGACCTCAACGGGCGAATGTTCGAGACGTTCCTCAACTCCACTCTTCGCGGAAAGGCGCTCGGGCAGTACTTCACTCCTCGCAGCGTCGTGAAACTAGCAACCGGTCTGGCAGACCTCAAGGCGAACGGCGACCACCTGGACAGGGTCATCGACGGATGCTGTGGAACGGGCGGATTCCTCATCGAGGCACTGGCAGACATGTGGACGAAGATCAATGAGAACTCCTCACTCAGTGATCGCGAGAAACGGGACCTCCGCGATCAGGTAGCCACGAAGGCACTGATCGGTGTTGATATTGCCCGAGACCCGGCACTTGCCCGTATCGCCCGAATCAACATGTACCTGCACGGCGACGGGGGCACGAGCATCTACCAACTGGATGCCCTCGACAAAAAGGTCAGCATATTCCCCAGCGACAGCCCCGAGCTGAAGAGAGAGAAGCAGGAGTTTAAGGCTCGCATCGACGGCGGTCTGCTGGACGGCACCCGTCTTGCAGACGTGGCGCTCACCAACCCGCCGTTCGCGAAGGAGTACAGCCGGAAGCAGGTGAACGACGCGAAGCTACTCGACGATTACGATCTCGCGTTCACCGGCGGTGACGAGTCGCGTCGCCCTGTGCAGTCGCTGAGTTCGATGGTCATGTTCCTTGAGCGCTATCACGATCTGCTGGCACCTCACGGCAGACTCATCACAGTCCTTGACGATGGGATCCTCGGGGCGAGTAAGCACAAGGGTTTGCGCAACTGGATCCGCAAGAACTGGATCATCCGTGCGGTTGTGTCCCTGCCGGGGGATGCTTTCCAGAGATCTCAAGCGCGCGTGAAGACCTCAGTGCTGATCCTGGAAAAGAGGGATGGGACGGAGGAGGTGCAGCCCGATGTCTTCATGTACTACTGCTCCCACGTCGGTGTGGACGATGCGCCGCGTCAGCGTGTTCTCCCCGGCGATGAGGCCAAGAGGCAGCGAGCGGCCGAGGAGATTCGCACAGTCGTCGATCTCTACAGGAAGTTCCGCAACGGCGAGGGCGACCCGGCGTGGGTTGTTCCGGCCTCAGCCATCGCGGAGCGCATGGACGTGAAAGCCTGCCTACCGGAGTCGGGTTCGCGTATCTCTGACTGGACAGACGCCGGACTTGAAGTCTCCGCTGCTGGCGATCTGCTGACACGTGCCATCGAAACGACGGACGCTGTGGAACTCGCTGAGCGCATCGTCGACATGGATACCGACGCTGACGAGATCGTCACCTATCTCCGTGTGAAGTATGACGGGTTCTGTGAAGCAGGCGAAGATGTCACGGTCGGCGACCTGACGAAACAGCAACTGGTCAGGGTCAAGGCCGGTGACATAGTTATTAGCCATATCAACGCGATCCACGGTGCTATCGCCATCGTTCCTGACTCGCTGGCAGGGTGCGTTGTCACCAGCGAGTTCACCGTCGTCCGCCCCTCGGGCTCACTCCCTGCATCAGTGATCTGGTCGATTCTGCGTACGCCCGAGTCCCGGGCAGACATGCTCCTGCTCTCTACTGGCATCGGCAGGACGCGGGTCACCTGGGATATCGTTCGTCAACTCCAGGTTCCGATCCCATCGTCAGATGTGCGGGCCAGGATCGACAACGCACTTCAGGCTGCGCTCGATGCTGAGGCGAGCGTCGCTGCGCTCCGTACAACGGCACGGGCGGTCACAGAAGCTGAGCTGCTGCTGGATAGCGAACACGCTCGGACCATCATCTCCGCATTCAAACCACCGCGGTAG